From a region of the Pectobacterium aquaticum genome:
- a CDS encoding efflux RND transporter permease subunit, with protein MSEGRFNLSALAVRERSITLFLIILITVAGILSFFELGRAEDPPFTVKQMTIVSVWPGATAQEMQDQVAEPLEKRMQELKWYDRSETYTRPGLAFTMLSLLDSTPPSQVQEEFYQARKKLGDEARNLPAGVIGPMVNDEFSDVTFALFALKAKGEPQRLLVRDAESLRQRLLHVPGVKKVNIIGEQAERIFVSFSHDRLATLGIAPQDIFSALNSQNVLTPAGSINTSGPQVFIRLDGAFDKLDKIRKTPIVAQGRTLQLSDVATVERGYEDPATFLVRNQGEPALLLGIVMREGWNGLDLGKALDAETAKINEGMPLGMTLTKVTDQSVNISSSVDEFMIKFFVALLVVLVVCFISMGWRVGVVVAAAVPLTLAIVFVVMEASGKNFDRITLGSLILALGLLVDDAIIAIEMMVVKMEEGYSRVKASAYAWSHTAAPMLAGTLVTAVGFMPNGFAQSTAGEYTSNMFWIVGIALIASWVVAVVFTPYLGVKMLPEIKTVEGGHAAIYNTRYYNRFRHLLARVIARKWIVAGTVVAAFTVAILGMALVKKQFFPTSDRPEVLVEVQMPYGTSIEQTSAATAKVEGWLQKQEEAKIVTSYIGQGSPRFFLAMAPELPDPSFAKIVVWTDSQEAREALKFRLREAVAKGLAPEARLRVTQLVFGPYSPYPVAYRVMGPDPTTLREIAGKVEAVMLTNPMMRTVNADWGPQVATLHFTLDQDRLQAVGLTSNAVAQQLQFLLSGVPITSVREDIRAVQVMGRAAGDIRLDPEKIAGFTLVGAAGQRIPLSQIGEVGVKMEDPILRRRDRTPVITVRGDIAENLQPPDVSMAILKQLQPIIDTLPAGYRIEQAGPIEESGKATQAMAPLFPIMIAITLLIIILQVRSMSAMVMVFLTSPLGLIGVVPTLLLFNQPFGINALVGLIALSGILMRNTLILIGQIHHNEQEGLSPFDAVVEATVQRARPVLLTALAAILAFIPLTHSIFWGTLAYTLIGGTFGGTIITLVFLPAMYAIWFKIRPENEKHVDKPAAV; from the coding sequence ATGAGCGAGGGAAGATTCAATCTTTCGGCGCTTGCTGTCCGTGAGCGCTCCATCACGCTGTTTCTTATTATCCTGATTACCGTCGCTGGCATCCTCTCGTTCTTTGAACTGGGGCGGGCAGAAGATCCACCGTTTACGGTCAAGCAGATGACCATTGTTTCTGTCTGGCCAGGGGCGACCGCTCAGGAAATGCAGGATCAGGTGGCCGAACCGCTGGAAAAGCGCATGCAGGAGCTCAAGTGGTATGACCGCAGTGAGACTTACACGCGTCCTGGACTTGCTTTTACTATGCTGTCACTGCTCGATAGTACGCCGCCTTCACAGGTACAGGAGGAGTTCTATCAAGCGCGTAAAAAGCTCGGCGATGAAGCCAGGAACCTGCCGGCAGGCGTGATTGGACCGATGGTTAACGACGAATTCTCCGATGTGACCTTTGCGCTCTTTGCGCTGAAGGCGAAAGGCGAGCCGCAGCGTTTGCTGGTCCGTGATGCAGAATCGCTGCGTCAGCGTCTCTTGCATGTGCCGGGCGTGAAGAAGGTCAATATCATCGGGGAACAGGCTGAACGTATTTTTGTGTCGTTCTCGCACGACCGGCTGGCGACGCTGGGTATTGCTCCTCAGGACATTTTCTCCGCGCTGAATAGCCAGAACGTGCTGACGCCTGCCGGCTCGATTAATACGAGCGGCCCGCAGGTCTTTATTCGTCTGGATGGCGCTTTTGATAAGTTGGACAAGATCCGTAAAACGCCGATTGTCGCACAGGGCAGGACGTTACAGCTTTCAGACGTAGCAACCGTTGAGCGTGGCTATGAAGACCCTGCGACCTTTCTGGTTCGCAATCAGGGAGAACCGGCGCTGTTGCTGGGCATTGTGATGCGTGAAGGATGGAATGGCCTGGATTTGGGGAAGGCACTGGATGCGGAGACGGCCAAAATCAATGAAGGCATGCCGCTTGGCATGACGTTGACAAAAGTTACCGATCAGTCGGTGAATATCAGCTCGTCTGTTGATGAATTCATGATCAAATTCTTCGTCGCGTTGCTTGTCGTGCTGGTTGTTTGCTTTATCAGCATGGGCTGGCGCGTGGGCGTTGTTGTCGCAGCGGCGGTACCGTTGACGCTGGCTATCGTTTTTGTAGTGATGGAAGCGTCCGGTAAAAACTTTGACCGAATTACGTTGGGGTCTCTCATTCTGGCGCTGGGTTTGCTGGTCGATGATGCGATTATCGCCATCGAGATGATGGTGGTGAAAATGGAGGAGGGCTATAGCCGTGTTAAAGCCTCCGCCTATGCCTGGAGCCACACGGCTGCCCCGATGCTGGCCGGTACGCTGGTCACCGCTGTGGGTTTTATGCCTAACGGTTTCGCGCAGTCCACCGCCGGTGAGTACACCAGCAACATGTTCTGGATCGTCGGCATTGCCCTGATTGCCTCTTGGGTCGTTGCGGTGGTCTTCACGCCTTATTTGGGCGTAAAAATGCTGCCGGAAATCAAAACCGTAGAGGGGGGACACGCCGCCATCTACAACACCCGCTATTACAATCGATTTCGCCATTTACTGGCGCGTGTTATTGCGCGGAAATGGATCGTGGCAGGTACCGTGGTGGCTGCCTTTACCGTAGCGATCTTAGGTATGGCGCTGGTTAAGAAACAATTCTTTCCGACTTCCGATCGTCCTGAGGTACTGGTAGAAGTACAGATGCCCTATGGGACTTCCATTGAGCAGACCAGCGCGGCAACGGCGAAGGTTGAGGGCTGGTTGCAAAAGCAGGAAGAAGCAAAAATTGTTACGTCTTACATTGGGCAAGGTTCGCCACGCTTTTTTCTGGCTATGGCCCCCGAACTGCCCGATCCGTCGTTTGCAAAAATTGTTGTGTGGACGGACAGCCAAGAGGCGCGCGAGGCGCTCAAGTTTCGGCTTCGTGAAGCGGTGGCCAAGGGCCTGGCACCCGAGGCGCGCCTCCGAGTGACTCAACTGGTGTTTGGCCCATATTCACCGTATCCGGTGGCCTACCGTGTTATGGGGCCGGATCCGACCACGCTGCGTGAGATTGCCGGCAAGGTGGAAGCGGTGATGCTGACAAACCCGATGATGAGGACCGTCAATGCCGATTGGGGCCCGCAGGTGGCGACGCTGCATTTCACGCTCGATCAGGATCGTTTGCAGGCGGTGGGATTGACATCGAATGCGGTTGCTCAGCAACTTCAGTTCCTGCTCTCGGGGGTTCCGATCACGTCGGTGCGTGAAGACATCCGCGCGGTACAGGTTATGGGGCGTGCTGCCGGGGATATCCGGCTTGATCCAGAAAAAATAGCGGGCTTCACGCTCGTGGGGGCTGCCGGTCAGCGTATTCCTCTATCACAGATAGGGGAGGTCGGCGTGAAGATGGAAGATCCTATCCTGCGCCGCCGCGATCGCACACCAGTCATTACCGTACGGGGTGATATCGCCGAAAACCTGCAGCCGCCTGATGTCTCTATGGCGATCTTGAAACAGCTACAGCCCATCATCGATACACTTCCGGCCGGATACCGTATTGAACAGGCTGGCCCGATTGAAGAGTCAGGAAAAGCCACTCAGGCGATGGCACCGCTGTTTCCTATCATGATTGCGATCACGCTACTGATCATCATCCTACAAGTGCGGTCAATGTCGGCAATGGTGATGGTGTTTCTCACTTCACCGCTGGGGTTGATTGGCGTGGTGCCAACGCTGCTGCTCTTCAACCAGCCGTTTGGTATTAATGCGCTTGTGGGGTTGATTGCGCTATCCGGCATCCTGATGCGTAATACTTTGATCCTTATCGGGCAGATCCATCACAACGAGCAGGAAGGACTCTCGCCATTCGATGCGGTGGTGGAAGCGACGGTGCAGCGAGCCCGACCTGTGTTGCTGACCGCGCTGGCCGCCATTTTGGCGTTCATCCCGCTCACTCATTCTATTTTCTGGGGCACGCTGGCATACACGCTGATTGGCGGTACGTTTGGCGGCACCATCATCACGCTGGTGTTTCTGCCTGCGATGTACGCTATCTGGTTCAAGATACGTCCAGAGAATGAGAAGCACGTCGATAAACCCGCCGCGGTGTAA
- a CDS encoding multidrug effflux MFS transporter, translating to MAKTHSFESPRLTGKIVALLAGLSAISILSTNIILPAFPDIGEQLGASPRELGLTLSSFFITFALAQLVVGPLSDRYGRKKLVLGGLSLFIVGTVVGGLAGSFETLIVGRVIQALGICAAAVLARAIARDLFDGETLARALSLTMIATAAAPGFSPLVGSVLTTTLGWRAIFILVGLAAFVIAVFYAHGLGETHPAERRAPYSIPSVIVAYGKLVVDGKFILPALSMSLLMSGLFASFGAAPAILMEGIGLSSFQAGLYFASTVFVVFGAGMAAPRLARRYGPRSVASVGLATALAGGSLLLLGPEAPSLSGYTLSMIVFLWGMGLANPLGTAITMGPFGKEAGLASALLGFLTMGMAAITTWLGSVLTFPAVTTLGGIQVTACLIALILFLSGSLFSST from the coding sequence ATGGCGAAAACGCATTCCTTCGAAAGCCCGCGATTGACCGGAAAAATTGTCGCGTTATTGGCTGGCCTTTCGGCGATTAGCATCTTGTCTACAAACATTATTCTTCCGGCTTTCCCCGATATCGGAGAGCAGCTTGGGGCATCCCCACGTGAACTCGGTCTGACGCTGTCCAGTTTTTTCATCACGTTCGCGCTGGCTCAATTGGTTGTCGGCCCGTTGTCGGACCGCTACGGACGCAAGAAACTGGTATTGGGCGGCCTCTCACTATTCATCGTGGGTACGGTAGTCGGTGGCTTAGCCGGTTCATTTGAAACGCTGATTGTAGGAAGAGTGATTCAGGCGCTGGGTATCTGCGCGGCGGCAGTGTTAGCACGCGCAATTGCACGCGATCTGTTTGACGGTGAAACGCTGGCGCGGGCGCTATCGCTGACGATGATCGCGACAGCGGCGGCCCCTGGCTTCTCACCGCTGGTGGGAAGCGTGCTGACGACGACATTGGGCTGGCGCGCGATCTTTATCCTGGTGGGGCTGGCCGCCTTTGTCATCGCCGTCTTCTATGCGCACGGGCTGGGGGAAACGCATCCCGCTGAGCGCCGCGCACCGTACTCCATTCCGAGCGTCATCGTGGCGTACGGAAAGCTGGTTGTGGATGGGAAATTTATCCTTCCGGCACTGTCGATGAGTCTATTGATGAGCGGCCTGTTTGCCTCTTTCGGTGCTGCACCGGCGATTCTGATGGAGGGGATTGGCCTATCGTCATTCCAGGCCGGACTCTATTTCGCCTCCACCGTGTTTGTTGTCTTTGGTGCGGGTATGGCCGCGCCGCGACTGGCGCGTCGCTATGGTCCGAGAAGCGTGGCGTCGGTGGGGCTTGCTACTGCATTAGCGGGTGGGAGTTTGCTCCTGCTTGGGCCGGAAGCGCCAAGCCTCAGTGGGTATACCTTGTCGATGATCGTCTTCCTCTGGGGAATGGGCTTAGCCAATCCACTGGGAACGGCCATTACGATGGGGCCTTTCGGGAAAGAGGCAGGTTTGGCATCCGCGCTGCTTGGGTTTTTGACGATGGGAATGGCGGCGATAACAACCTGGCTGGGCTCGGTACTGACGTTTCCCGCTGTCACCACGCTGGGCGGTATACAGGTGACGGCCTGTCTGATAGCACTGATATTGTTTCTCAGTGGCTCACTATTTAGCTCCACCTAA
- the iraP gene encoding anti-adapter protein IraP has protein sequence MNNILSHLLIKLAEKEVGEKALNAKIESLEMLISAIVSTFDDSKINELNRKIEGVVADASQRKDEHNYLALELLAKNINRITTVSLRE, from the coding sequence ATGAATAATATCCTCTCTCATCTTTTAATAAAGCTGGCAGAAAAAGAAGTTGGAGAAAAAGCGCTTAATGCGAAGATTGAATCGTTAGAGATGCTGATTTCTGCTATTGTTTCAACATTTGATGACAGTAAAATCAATGAGTTAAATAGAAAAATAGAAGGTGTAGTTGCTGATGCCTCACAGCGGAAGGATGAACATAATTACTTAGCCCTCGAACTATTGGCAAAAAACATCAATCGAATCACAACCGTTTCATTGCGGGAATAA
- the cycA gene encoding D-serine/D-alanine/glycine transporter, which yields MVEQSKEAADLAPEQEEGLQRNLTNRHIQLIAIGGAIGTGLFMGSGKTISMAGPSIIFVYMIIGFMLFFVMRAMGELLLSNLNYKSFSDFAADLLGPWAGFFTGWTYWFCWVVTGIADVVAISAYSQFWFPDLSQWISSLLCVLLLLTLNLATVKLFGEMEFWFAMIKIVAIVALIVVGVALVMMQFSSPSGNVASFTNLWNNGGIFPKGISGFFAGFQIAVFAFVGIELVGTTAAETKNPKVVLPRAINAIPIRIIMFYVFALVMIMSVTPWSAITADRSPFVEMFVLVGLPAAASMINFVVLTSAASSANSGVFSTSRMLFGLAKQGDAPQSFGMLSKRAVPSTGLMFSCICLLSGVVLIYLIPNVMTVFTLVTTVSAILFMFIWSIILCSYLTYRKKRPQLHAESSYKMPLGIFMCWVCLAFFAFVIVLLTLQPDTRQALIVTPLWFIFLAIAYQFTRRKKQAVDVK from the coding sequence ATGGTCGAACAATCAAAAGAAGCCGCAGACCTTGCCCCTGAACAGGAGGAAGGACTGCAACGGAATCTGACTAATCGTCATATTCAGCTCATCGCCATCGGCGGAGCGATCGGTACTGGGTTATTCATGGGCTCGGGCAAAACAATCAGCATGGCGGGTCCTTCGATCATCTTCGTTTATATGATCATTGGCTTTATGCTGTTTTTTGTCATGCGCGCAATGGGAGAACTATTACTCTCCAACCTTAACTATAAGTCATTCAGCGATTTTGCTGCTGACCTCCTTGGGCCATGGGCGGGTTTCTTTACCGGCTGGACTTACTGGTTCTGTTGGGTCGTAACTGGGATCGCAGATGTCGTAGCCATTAGTGCCTACTCGCAGTTCTGGTTCCCTGATTTATCGCAGTGGATCTCTTCCCTGCTTTGCGTTCTACTATTACTGACGCTAAATCTAGCAACCGTAAAGCTGTTTGGCGAGATGGAGTTCTGGTTCGCGATGATCAAAATTGTCGCTATCGTTGCGTTAATCGTGGTCGGTGTCGCGCTGGTAATGATGCAATTCTCTTCCCCATCAGGAAACGTCGCCTCCTTTACCAACCTTTGGAATAACGGTGGTATATTCCCTAAAGGGATAAGTGGTTTCTTCGCCGGATTCCAGATCGCCGTATTCGCATTTGTCGGTATCGAACTGGTGGGTACAACTGCCGCTGAAACTAAAAATCCGAAAGTCGTGCTGCCCCGCGCAATTAACGCCATCCCGATTCGCATCATCATGTTTTATGTTTTTGCATTAGTCATGATTATGTCCGTCACCCCGTGGAGCGCAATTACTGCGGATCGCAGTCCTTTCGTGGAAATGTTCGTACTGGTTGGCCTACCTGCAGCTGCCAGTATGATCAATTTTGTCGTTCTGACATCGGCAGCATCCTCAGCCAATAGCGGCGTATTCTCCACCAGCCGTATGCTCTTTGGCCTAGCGAAACAAGGTGATGCGCCGCAAAGTTTCGGTATGCTATCTAAACGCGCGGTTCCTTCAACTGGGTTGATGTTTTCCTGCATTTGTTTGCTTTCGGGCGTGGTGCTGATCTACCTGATTCCAAACGTGATGACGGTCTTTACGCTGGTGACCACCGTCTCCGCGATTTTATTCATGTTCATCTGGAGCATCATCCTGTGCTCTTACCTGACATACCGTAAAAAGCGCCCTCAGCTACATGCGGAGTCATCCTATAAAATGCCGTTGGGTATTTTCATGTGCTGGGTATGCCTGGCCTTTTTCGCTTTCGTTATTGTACTGTTAACATTACAACCAGATACACGTCAGGCGCTCATTGTTACGCCGCTGTGGTTTATTTTTCTGGCTATTGCTTATCAGTTTACTCGTCGGAAAAAGCAGGCTGTTGATGTGAAGTAA
- a CDS encoding DUF2594 family protein, whose translation MSNADFSTAASAETLAHEVTCLKAMVTLLLKAIGQADAGKVIINMERYIAQLENAEQAAVFDNTIKQIKTSYRK comes from the coding sequence ATGAGCAACGCAGATTTTTCTACTGCTGCATCCGCTGAAACACTGGCCCATGAAGTCACCTGTCTGAAGGCTATGGTTACACTGCTATTAAAAGCAATCGGCCAAGCAGATGCTGGTAAAGTTATCATCAATATGGAAAGATATATTGCTCAATTGGAAAATGCCGAGCAAGCTGCCGTTTTTGATAACACGATTAAACAAATCAAAACCAGCTACCGTAAATAG